From the Nocardiopsis changdeensis genome, one window contains:
- a CDS encoding SHOCT domain-containing protein — MTGLFVTVSVLVLVALGVYLAVTVSASVRAGRADPGPRRPPVDRAQEELRLRYARGEIGREEYLQRKIDLE; from the coding sequence GTGACCGGTCTGTTCGTCACGGTCTCGGTCCTGGTGCTGGTGGCGCTGGGCGTCTATCTCGCGGTCACCGTCTCGGCCTCGGTGCGCGCGGGCAGGGCCGACCCGGGGCCGCGGCGCCCACCGGTGGACCGGGCCCAGGAGGAGCTGCGGCTGAGGTACGCGCGCGGGGAGATCGGCCGGGAGGAGTACCTGCAGCGCAAGATCGACCTCGAGTGA
- a CDS encoding sugar porter family MFS transporter, translating to MTGKGSAGATEGLAEGGGDLAKVTMIAAAAAMGGFLFGYDSAVINGAVDAIQARFDVDSATLGFTVASALLGSAVGAAVTGSLADRYGRIRTMRIAGVLFAVSAVGMALPFAIWDLILWRVLSGVAIGMASVIAPTYIAEIAPAAHRGRLGSLQQLAIVLGIAVSQLADYLIALAAGGSASNMLGPLQAWQWMLGAELVPAAVYLLLTLVIPESPRHLVRVGLVDQAKEILAKVEGGGPARLDRRITEIRSALGSETRPRLSDLRGRLGLLPIVWIGMALSAFQQLVGINVIFYYSSSLWQSVGVPEGDSLLLSLFTSIINIVGTVVAITLVDRVGRRPLLLVGSAGMALALAVAAYAFGHATAVGEEVTLSFGWGVVALTAASAFVLFFALSWGAVVWVLLGEMFPLRIRAAAMGVATATQWIANWAVTVTFPSMRDWSLSGSYLVYTGFAVLSLLFVWRFVKETKGKTLEEMTG from the coding sequence GTGACCGGGAAAGGCAGCGCGGGGGCGACCGAGGGCCTCGCGGAGGGCGGAGGCGACCTCGCCAAGGTGACCATGATCGCCGCCGCGGCGGCCATGGGCGGATTCCTGTTCGGCTACGACAGCGCCGTCATCAACGGCGCCGTCGACGCCATCCAGGCCAGATTCGACGTCGACTCGGCGACCCTGGGGTTCACGGTCGCCTCCGCCCTGCTCGGCTCGGCGGTGGGCGCGGCCGTCACCGGCTCGCTCGCCGACCGGTACGGGCGCATCCGCACCATGCGCATCGCCGGCGTGCTCTTCGCCGTCAGCGCCGTGGGCATGGCGCTGCCGTTCGCGATCTGGGACCTCATCCTGTGGCGGGTGCTCAGCGGCGTCGCCATCGGCATGGCCTCCGTCATCGCCCCCACCTACATCGCCGAGATCGCCCCCGCCGCCCACCGCGGCCGCCTGGGCTCCCTGCAACAGCTCGCCATCGTGCTGGGCATCGCCGTCTCCCAGCTCGCCGACTACCTCATCGCCCTGGCCGCCGGCGGCAGCGCCTCGAACATGCTCGGCCCCCTCCAGGCCTGGCAGTGGATGCTGGGCGCCGAACTGGTGCCCGCCGCCGTCTACCTGCTGCTCACCCTGGTCATCCCCGAATCGCCCCGCCACCTGGTGCGGGTCGGACTCGTGGACCAGGCCAAGGAGATCCTGGCCAAGGTCGAGGGCGGCGGCCCCGCCCGGCTGGACCGGCGCATCACCGAGATCAGGTCGGCCCTGGGCTCGGAGACGCGCCCCAGGCTGAGCGACCTGCGCGGCCGGCTCGGACTGCTGCCCATCGTCTGGATCGGCATGGCCCTGTCGGCGTTCCAGCAGCTCGTGGGCATCAACGTCATCTTCTACTACTCCTCCTCCCTGTGGCAGTCGGTGGGCGTGCCCGAGGGGGACTCGCTGCTGCTGAGCCTGTTCACCTCGATCATCAACATCGTCGGCACCGTCGTGGCCATCACCCTGGTCGACCGGGTGGGCCGCCGCCCCCTGCTCCTGGTGGGCTCGGCCGGCATGGCACTGGCCCTGGCGGTGGCCGCCTACGCGTTCGGGCACGCCACCGCCGTCGGCGAGGAGGTGACCCTGAGCTTCGGCTGGGGCGTGGTGGCCCTGACCGCCGCCAGCGCGTTCGTGCTGTTCTTCGCCCTGTCCTGGGGCGCCGTGGTGTGGGTGCTGCTGGGCGAGATGTTCCCGCTGCGCATCCGCGCCGCCGCGATGGGCGTGGCCACCGCCACCCAGTGGATCGCCAACTGGGCCGTCACCGTCACCTTCCCCAGCATGCGCGACTGGAGCCTGAGCGGCTCCTACCTCGTCTACACCGGCTTCGCGGTGCTGTCGCTGCTGTTCGTGTGGAGGTTCGTCAAGGAGACCAAGGGCAAGACCCTGGAGGAGATGACCGGCTGA
- a CDS encoding VOC family protein → MSTHDTTTAALRPRVWATLQARDAAALIDFYTGAFGFTATARHDDADGRVAHAELLWPEGAGGIMLGDHTPGRAWSREPGTAGTYVVTADPDALYRRAAGHGADIVRPLETTDYGAREFTVRDPEGNLWSFGDYPGA, encoded by the coding sequence ATGAGCACACACGACACCACCACCGCGGCCCTGCGGCCGCGCGTATGGGCGACCCTGCAGGCGCGTGACGCCGCGGCGCTCATCGACTTCTACACCGGGGCCTTCGGATTCACCGCCACCGCCCGCCACGACGACGCCGACGGGCGGGTGGCCCACGCCGAACTCCTGTGGCCCGAGGGGGCCGGCGGGATCATGCTCGGCGACCACACCCCGGGCCGGGCGTGGTCGCGCGAGCCCGGCACCGCGGGCACCTACGTCGTCACCGCCGACCCCGACGCCCTGTACCGGCGGGCCGCCGGCCACGGCGCCGACATCGTCCGGCCGCTGGAGACCACCGACTACGGGGCCCGCGAGTTCACCGTCCGCGACCCCGAGGGCAACCTGTGGTCCTTCGGCGACTACCCCGGCGCATGA
- a CDS encoding sugar porter family MFS transporter: protein MIAAAAAMGGFLFGYDSAVINGAVDAIQARFDVDSATLGFTIASALLGCVLGAATAGSLADRFGRIRVMQVAGVLFAASAIGSALPFGVWDLTAWRVLGGVAIGMASVIAPTYIAEVSPAAYRGRLGSLQQLAIVLGIACSQLVNYGIAQIADGSAHNTIGPLQAWQWMLGVEVLPALLYLLLSLLIPESPRYLVRVGRLDKARTILAEVEGGGTERVERRIAEIRRALGSEVRPRLSDLRGPYLLLPVVWIGMALSAFQQLVGINVIFYYSSSLWQSVGVAESDSLLLSLFTSIVNIVGTVIAISLVDRIGRKPLLLVGSAGMTLALATASYAFGHAVVEGDAVSLPFAWAAVALVAASAFVLFFALSWGVVVWVLLGEMFPLRIRAAAMGVATATQWLANWLITVTFPSMRDWTLSGSYLIYAGFALLSLLFVWRFVKETKGKTLEEMTG, encoded by the coding sequence ATGATCGCCGCCGCGGCGGCCATGGGCGGATTCCTGTTCGGCTACGACAGCGCCGTCATCAACGGCGCCGTCGACGCCATCCAGGCCAGGTTCGACGTCGACTCGGCGACCCTGGGATTCACCATCGCGTCGGCGCTGCTGGGCTGCGTGCTGGGCGCCGCCACCGCGGGGTCGCTGGCCGACCGGTTCGGACGCATCCGGGTCATGCAGGTCGCCGGCGTGCTCTTCGCGGCCAGCGCCATCGGGTCGGCCCTGCCCTTCGGCGTGTGGGACCTGACCGCCTGGCGCGTCCTGGGCGGCGTCGCCATCGGCATGGCCTCGGTCATCGCCCCCACCTACATCGCCGAGGTCTCGCCGGCCGCCTACCGCGGCCGCCTGGGCTCCCTGCAACAGCTCGCCATCGTGCTGGGCATCGCCTGCTCGCAGCTGGTCAACTACGGCATCGCCCAGATCGCCGACGGCAGCGCCCACAACACGATCGGCCCCCTCCAGGCCTGGCAGTGGATGCTGGGCGTGGAGGTCCTGCCCGCCCTGCTCTACCTGCTGCTGAGCCTGCTCATCCCCGAGTCCCCCCGCTACCTGGTCCGGGTGGGCCGGCTCGACAAGGCCCGCACCATCCTCGCCGAGGTGGAGGGCGGCGGCACCGAACGGGTCGAGCGCCGCATCGCCGAGATCCGCCGGGCACTGGGCTCGGAGGTGCGCCCCAGGCTGAGCGACCTGCGCGGCCCCTACCTGCTGCTGCCCGTGGTGTGGATCGGCATGGCCCTGTCGGCGTTCCAGCAGCTGGTCGGCATCAACGTCATCTTCTACTACTCCTCCTCGCTGTGGCAGTCGGTGGGCGTCGCCGAGTCCGACTCGCTGCTGCTGAGCCTGTTCACCTCCATCGTCAACATCGTCGGCACCGTCATCGCCATCTCGCTGGTGGACCGGATCGGCCGCAAACCCCTGCTGCTGGTGGGCTCGGCCGGCATGACCCTCGCCCTGGCCACCGCCTCCTACGCGTTCGGGCACGCGGTCGTGGAGGGGGACGCGGTGAGCCTGCCGTTCGCGTGGGCGGCCGTGGCGCTGGTGGCCGCCAGCGCGTTCGTCCTGTTCTTCGCCCTGTCCTGGGGTGTGGTCGTGTGGGTGCTGCTGGGCGAGATGTTCCCGCTGCGCATCCGCGCCGCGGCCATGGGCGTGGCCACCGCCACCCAGTGGCTCGCCAACTGGCTCATCACCGTCACCTTCCCCAGCATGCGCGACTGGACCCTGAGCGGCTCCTACCTCATCTACGCGGGGTTCGCCCTGCTCTCCCTGCTGTTCGTGTGGAGGTTCGTCAAGGAGACCAAGGGCAAGACCCTGGAGGAGATGACCGGCTGA
- a CDS encoding ABC-F family ATP-binding cassette domain-containing protein — translation MSQPTVAGASVAVSALGFAWADGTTVFEDLSLTVGRGRTGLVGTNGSGKSTLLRLLARELRPASGSVTVGGRLAYLPQNITLDTGLRVDQALGIADTRAALAAIESGDVSEEHFEAVGDDWDVEERALATLGGLGLDGIDLDRTVGEISGGEATLLRLAALLLERPDVLLLDEPTNNLDLFARKRLYDAVDSWRTGTLIVVSHDVDLLERVDRIAELRTGSVTWYGGGWSDYQEALAVQQEAAERALRAADADMKRQKRELEETQVKLARRQKQNRRVQAQGGIPKIAAGNLKRWSQESSAKLKGVHEDRMQEARERREEAAEAVRSDAEIKVELPETAVPSGREVLKAEGLTPVHGALANADLWVRGPERIALVGRNGAGKTTLLRTLLGELEPREGSARVFVPARFLPQRLDVLDDALTVAENVERLAPGVEDQRIRAQLARFLFRGARAAQVAGTLSGGERFRAALAALLLASPAPQLLMLDEPTNNLDVSSVRQLTGALEAYEGALVVASHDLPFLESIGITRWLFVGGELVETTAEGVRALLAGEPAE, via the coding sequence ATGTCCCAACCCACTGTCGCCGGTGCCTCCGTGGCCGTCTCCGCCCTGGGTTTCGCCTGGGCCGACGGCACGACCGTTTTCGAGGACCTGTCCCTGACCGTGGGCCGCGGCCGCACCGGTCTGGTCGGCACCAACGGCTCGGGCAAGTCCACCCTGCTGCGGCTGCTGGCCCGCGAACTACGGCCGGCCTCGGGGTCGGTCACCGTCGGCGGCCGCCTGGCCTACCTGCCGCAGAACATCACCCTGGACACCGGCCTGCGCGTCGACCAGGCCCTGGGCATCGCCGACACCCGGGCGGCGCTGGCCGCCATCGAGTCCGGCGACGTGTCCGAGGAGCACTTCGAGGCGGTCGGCGACGACTGGGACGTCGAGGAGCGCGCCCTGGCCACCCTGGGCGGGCTCGGCCTGGACGGCATCGATCTGGACCGCACCGTCGGGGAGATCTCCGGCGGCGAGGCCACCCTGCTGCGCCTGGCCGCCCTGCTGCTGGAGCGGCCCGACGTCCTGCTGCTGGACGAGCCCACCAACAACCTGGACCTGTTCGCCCGCAAGCGGCTCTACGACGCCGTGGACTCCTGGCGCACCGGCACGCTGATCGTGGTCAGCCACGACGTCGACCTGCTGGAGCGCGTGGACCGCATCGCCGAGCTGCGCACGGGGTCGGTCACCTGGTACGGGGGCGGCTGGTCGGACTACCAGGAGGCGCTGGCGGTGCAGCAGGAGGCGGCCGAGCGCGCCCTGCGGGCCGCCGACGCCGACATGAAGCGCCAGAAGAGGGAGCTGGAGGAGACACAGGTCAAACTGGCCCGCCGCCAGAAGCAGAACCGCAGGGTGCAGGCCCAGGGCGGCATCCCCAAGATCGCCGCCGGCAACCTCAAGCGCTGGTCGCAGGAGTCCTCGGCCAAGCTCAAGGGGGTGCACGAGGACCGGATGCAGGAGGCCCGCGAGCGCCGCGAGGAGGCCGCCGAGGCCGTACGCAGCGACGCCGAGATCAAGGTGGAGCTGCCCGAGACGGCGGTGCCCTCGGGGCGCGAGGTGCTCAAGGCCGAGGGGCTGACCCCGGTGCACGGGGCGCTGGCGAACGCGGACCTGTGGGTGCGCGGCCCCGAGCGGATCGCCCTGGTGGGCCGCAACGGGGCGGGCAAGACCACCCTGCTGCGCACCCTGCTCGGGGAGCTGGAGCCGAGGGAGGGGTCGGCGCGGGTGTTCGTCCCGGCCCGGTTCCTGCCCCAGCGGCTGGACGTGCTGGACGACGCCCTGACGGTGGCCGAGAACGTCGAGCGGCTGGCGCCGGGGGTGGAGGACCAGCGCATCCGCGCCCAGCTGGCCCGGTTCCTGTTCCGGGGGGCGCGCGCGGCGCAGGTGGCGGGGACCCTGTCGGGCGGTGAGCGGTTCCGGGCGGCGCTGGCGGCCCTGCTGCTGGCCTCGCCGGCGCCGCAGCTGCTGATGCTGGACGAGCCCACCAACAACCTGGACGTGTCCAGCGTCCGGCAGCTGACGGGGGCCCTGGAGGCCTACGAGGGCGCGCTGGTCGTGGCCAGCCACGACCTGCCGTTCCTGGAGTCGATCGGGATCACCCGGTGGCTGTTCGTGGGCGGGGAGCTAGTGGAGACCACCGCCGAGGGGGTGCGCGCCCTGCTGGCGGGCGAGCCGGCGGAGTGA
- a CDS encoding helix-turn-helix domain-containing protein produces the protein MDEPERAWEFATAPAGTAPGVVSMVGYRALAVPEAVHLGLPSATVTFIVCLDEGVRAAPDARSLATARPAPVLLGGLHLSASHVRQQPGQAGVQLALHPLAVRSLFGVPCADLGVEDYDGLALTGPRGRELHERLTATSTWQDGFALIADHLRDRYRDRRPRPELARAWRLLEESGGRARVEDIARQVGLTPRHLGTLFHREVGRPPKTVARLMRFDHARRRIAAGIRRNGHADLAGAAAAAGYTDQAHLSREFGRFAGLPPAAWAAREFRNVQDAAPAPGGAWGHEHTRHHHRGPAAARMGDPAGA, from the coding sequence ATGGACGAGCCGGAGCGGGCCTGGGAGTTCGCCACCGCCCCCGCCGGAACCGCCCCCGGGGTCGTGTCGATGGTCGGCTACCGGGCCCTGGCGGTCCCCGAGGCGGTCCACCTGGGCCTGCCCTCGGCGACCGTCACCTTCATCGTCTGCCTCGACGAGGGCGTGCGCGCCGCACCCGACGCCCGCTCCCTGGCCACGGCCCGACCCGCCCCCGTCCTCCTGGGCGGACTCCACCTGAGCGCCTCCCACGTGCGCCAGCAGCCCGGCCAGGCCGGGGTGCAGCTGGCCCTGCACCCCCTGGCCGTGCGCTCCCTGTTCGGGGTCCCCTGCGCCGACCTGGGCGTGGAGGACTACGACGGGCTCGCCCTGACCGGCCCGCGCGGCCGGGAACTGCACGAGCGCCTCACCGCCACCTCCACCTGGCAGGACGGGTTCGCGCTCATCGCGGACCACCTGCGCGACCGCTACCGCGACCGGCGCCCCCGCCCCGAACTCGCCCGCGCCTGGCGGCTGCTGGAGGAATCCGGCGGCCGGGCCCGCGTGGAGGACATCGCCCGGCAGGTGGGCCTGACCCCCCGCCACCTGGGCACCCTGTTCCACCGCGAGGTCGGCCGCCCGCCCAAGACCGTGGCCCGCCTCATGCGCTTCGACCACGCCCGCCGCCGCATCGCCGCGGGGATCCGCCGCAACGGGCACGCCGACCTGGCCGGCGCCGCCGCCGCGGCCGGCTACACCGACCAGGCCCACCTGAGCCGGGAGTTCGGCCGCTTCGCCGGACTGCCCCCGGCCGCCTGGGCCGCCCGGGAGTTCCGGAACGTACAAGACGCCGCCCCCGCCCCCGGGGGAGCCTGGGGGCATGAGCACACACGACACCACCACCGCGGCCCTGCGGCCGCGCGTATGGGCGACCCTGCAGGCGCGTGA
- a CDS encoding serine hydrolase domain-containing protein, whose protein sequence is MSETKNTDRNNETAGGQDRPELRAALQEIVGSGFAGVQLRVNDRGREWVGSAGVRKLGESGEPPTDGHFRVGSVTKTLVATVVLRLVAEGVIGLDDPVADSLPGFGLDGRITVRMLLQHTSGVFNFTGEFEPDGTLLPGIPAQGREYVDGLSRTYRPQELVLLALSEPARFEPGTGWSYSNTNYVLAGLLVEEVTGRPLASEMRRLVLEPLGMANTVSPEGSPEIPEPHAHGYYRYEDEGRSKLADVTRMNPSWASSAGDMISTTEDLHTFISALMGGRLLPAPLLAEMRTPHPESGDFRYGLGLFVEDTDCGGTVFHHNGGFAGWAALMYSTPDGGTTLTASLTVGDGELDFAAVAQAFEKAKRRLVAEVFCGGSRTAS, encoded by the coding sequence ATGAGCGAAACGAAGAACACCGACCGGAACAACGAGACCGCGGGCGGGCAGGACCGCCCGGAACTGCGGGCGGCCCTCCAGGAGATCGTCGGCTCCGGGTTCGCGGGGGTGCAGCTGCGGGTGAACGACCGGGGCCGGGAGTGGGTCGGCAGCGCCGGGGTGCGCAAGCTGGGCGAGAGCGGTGAGCCGCCGACCGACGGGCACTTCCGGGTCGGCAGCGTGACCAAGACCCTGGTCGCGACCGTGGTCCTGCGGCTGGTGGCCGAGGGCGTGATCGGGCTGGACGACCCGGTGGCCGACTCCCTGCCCGGGTTCGGGCTGGACGGGAGGATCACGGTGCGGATGCTGCTGCAGCACACCAGCGGGGTGTTCAACTTCACCGGCGAGTTCGAACCCGACGGGACCCTCCTGCCGGGGATCCCGGCGCAGGGCCGGGAGTACGTGGACGGCCTGTCCCGCACCTACCGGCCGCAGGAGCTGGTCCTGCTGGCGTTGTCCGAGCCGGCCCGGTTCGAGCCGGGAACGGGCTGGAGCTACTCCAACACCAACTACGTGCTGGCCGGGCTGCTGGTCGAGGAGGTCACCGGCCGCCCGCTCGCCTCCGAGATGCGGCGGCTGGTCCTGGAACCGCTGGGGATGGCGAACACCGTGTCTCCGGAGGGCTCGCCGGAGATCCCCGAGCCGCACGCCCACGGCTACTACCGGTACGAGGACGAGGGCCGGTCGAAGCTGGCCGACGTCACCCGCATGAACCCCTCCTGGGCGTCCAGCGCCGGCGACATGATCTCCACCACCGAGGACCTCCACACGTTCATCTCCGCGCTCATGGGCGGCAGGCTCCTGCCGGCCCCGCTGCTGGCCGAGATGCGCACGCCCCACCCCGAGAGCGGCGACTTCCGCTACGGCCTGGGGCTGTTCGTGGAGGACACCGACTGCGGAGGCACGGTCTTCCACCACAACGGCGGCTTCGCCGGCTGGGCGGCGCTGATGTACAGCACGCCCGACGGGGGCACGACCCTCACCGCCTCACTGACCGTCGGGGACGGCGAGCTCGACTTCGCCGCCGTGGCGCAGGCGTTCGAGAAAGCGAAGCGGCGGCTCGTCGCGGAGGTCTTCTGCGGCGGGTCCCGCACGGCGAGCTGA
- a CDS encoding MerR family transcriptional regulator, which produces MTGDRAEGVTIGQAAAFAGVTVKTVRHYHRLGLLAEPRRDGSGYRRYGSDDLLRLVQARTLATAGVPLSEIASLLDADPERFADALADVERRLTDRITDLIARRDALYRLADDRALLSDRALAVLDRMAGLGFGPDYVAGQREALVLFRALAPEGLDHFLTNLEHRLDDPGYVDLIKRSVAAESWEPEDPRIEELATAIAANLLADRELLAVPAGFRIGPDTATRYGMIDHHREDRSPAWARLNALVEAELRSAGVPIPHH; this is translated from the coding sequence ATGACGGGGGACCGGGCCGAGGGCGTCACGATCGGGCAGGCGGCGGCGTTCGCGGGTGTCACGGTCAAGACCGTGCGGCACTACCACCGGCTCGGCCTCCTCGCCGAACCGCGGCGTGACGGCTCGGGCTACCGCAGGTACGGCTCGGACGACCTGCTGCGGCTGGTCCAGGCCCGGACACTGGCCACCGCCGGCGTACCGCTGTCGGAGATCGCGTCCCTGCTCGACGCCGACCCGGAGCGGTTCGCCGACGCTCTCGCCGACGTCGAGCGGCGCCTGACCGACCGGATCACGGACCTGATCGCCCGGCGGGACGCCCTGTACCGGCTCGCCGACGACCGGGCCCTGCTGTCCGACCGCGCCCTCGCGGTCCTGGACCGGATGGCCGGACTCGGCTTCGGCCCCGACTACGTGGCCGGCCAACGCGAGGCCCTGGTGCTGTTCCGGGCGCTGGCCCCGGAGGGCCTGGACCACTTCCTGACCAACCTCGAACACCGGCTGGACGACCCCGGGTACGTCGACCTGATCAAGCGCAGCGTGGCGGCGGAGTCCTGGGAACCCGAGGACCCCCGGATCGAGGAGCTCGCCACGGCCATCGCCGCCAACCTGCTGGCCGACCGCGAACTGCTGGCGGTGCCGGCGGGCTTCAGGATCGGGCCCGACACCGCCACCCGGTACGGGATGATCGACCACCACCGCGAGGACCGGTCGCCGGCCTGGGCCCGGCTCAACGCACTGGTCGAGGCCGAGCTCCGCTCCGCGGGCGTTCCCATCCCGCACCACTGA
- the pabB gene encoding aminodeoxychorismate synthase component I, producing the protein MRVLLVDNHDSYTYNLFQLIAEVAGAEPAVLTNDDPAWDGFDFADLDAVVVSPGPGRPQHPRDLGRVPELLAATPLPVLGVCLGHQAIAHLAGADVQSAPQPRHGHLTRVRHTGTGLFAGIPQDFTAVRYHSLAVPEPLPAPVTATAWAEDGVVMALEHRDLPRWGVQFHPESIAGEHGAALIGNFLDLARPHRPAPAPSARPAPPAALPGTAPRTRTLEGAVDTEAAFAHLYGDAEYAFWLDSSRPQGPARFSFLGAATGEVLTYRVGGPVRVQHPDGTAVTEPGTVFDALERRQRPRTPAPLPFEFTGGYVGYFGYELKADCGAPAAHTSPTPDAVWLRCDRFIAVDHHTGRTHLVCADDGPDGDAWLAATAAALADLPPLGAPAPAATPEDPAHLLERPREGYLNDIKECLAQLAAGESYEICLTNRLHTRYTGTDLDFYRRLRAASPAPYAALLRLGPTSVLSASPERFLRVTGEGEAESRPIKGTAPRHPDPATDARLARELRTGAKTRAENLMIVDLLRNDLGRVCEVGTVGVPAFMYTESYATVHQLVSTVRGRLRADVSAVGAVRACFPGGSMTGAPKLRTMEIIDALEGSARGVYSGALGYLSDSGAADLSIAIRTAVRRGEELTIGAGGAIILDSDPEDEYAEMLLKAAVPLHGR; encoded by the coding sequence ATGCGCGTTCTGCTCGTGGACAACCATGACTCGTACACCTACAACCTGTTCCAGCTGATCGCCGAGGTCGCCGGGGCCGAGCCCGCCGTGCTCACCAACGACGACCCCGCCTGGGACGGGTTCGACTTCGCGGACCTGGACGCCGTCGTCGTCTCGCCCGGCCCGGGCCGCCCCCAGCACCCCCGCGACCTGGGCCGCGTCCCCGAACTGCTGGCCGCCACACCCCTGCCGGTGCTGGGGGTGTGCCTGGGCCACCAGGCCATCGCCCACCTGGCCGGAGCCGACGTCCAGTCCGCCCCCCAGCCCCGGCACGGCCACCTCACCCGCGTCCGCCACACCGGCACCGGCCTGTTCGCGGGGATCCCCCAGGACTTCACCGCCGTGCGCTACCACTCGCTGGCCGTCCCCGAACCCCTGCCCGCCCCGGTGACGGCCACCGCCTGGGCCGAGGACGGCGTGGTCATGGCCCTGGAGCACCGCGACCTGCCCCGCTGGGGGGTGCAGTTCCACCCCGAGTCGATCGCGGGGGAGCACGGCGCCGCCCTCATCGGCAACTTCCTGGACCTGGCCCGCCCCCACCGCCCCGCCCCGGCACCGTCCGCGCGGCCCGCCCCTCCCGCCGCCCTCCCCGGGACCGCACCGCGCACCCGCACCCTGGAGGGAGCGGTGGACACCGAGGCCGCCTTCGCCCACCTGTACGGCGACGCCGAGTACGCGTTCTGGCTGGACAGCTCCCGCCCCCAGGGCCCGGCCCGCTTCTCGTTCCTGGGCGCGGCCACCGGCGAGGTCCTCACCTACCGGGTCGGCGGCCCCGTCCGCGTCCAACACCCCGACGGCACCGCCGTCACCGAGCCCGGCACCGTGTTCGACGCCCTGGAACGCCGGCAGCGGCCGCGCACCCCCGCCCCGCTGCCCTTCGAGTTCACCGGCGGGTACGTGGGCTACTTCGGCTACGAGCTCAAGGCCGACTGCGGCGCCCCCGCCGCCCACACCTCGCCCACCCCCGACGCGGTGTGGCTGCGCTGCGACCGGTTCATCGCCGTGGACCACCACACCGGCCGCACCCACCTGGTCTGCGCCGACGACGGACCCGACGGCGACGCCTGGCTGGCGGCCACCGCCGCCGCCCTGGCCGACCTCCCCCCGCTGGGCGCCCCGGCCCCGGCCGCCACCCCCGAAGACCCCGCCCACCTGCTGGAACGCCCCCGCGAGGGCTACCTCAACGACATCAAGGAGTGCCTGGCCCAGCTGGCGGCGGGGGAGAGCTACGAGATCTGCCTGACCAACCGCCTGCACACCCGCTACACCGGCACCGACCTGGACTTCTACCGCCGCCTGCGGGCCGCCTCCCCGGCGCCCTACGCCGCCCTGCTGCGCCTGGGCCCCACCAGCGTGCTCAGCGCCTCACCCGAGCGCTTCCTGCGGGTGACGGGCGAGGGCGAGGCCGAGAGCCGCCCCATCAAGGGCACCGCCCCCCGCCACCCCGACCCGGCCACCGACGCCCGCCTGGCCCGGGAGCTGCGCACCGGCGCCAAGACCCGCGCCGAGAACCTCATGATCGTCGACCTGCTCCGCAACGACCTGGGCCGGGTGTGCGAGGTCGGCACCGTCGGCGTGCCCGCGTTCATGTACACCGAGTCCTACGCCACCGTCCACCAGCTGGTGTCCACCGTCCGCGGGCGGCTGCGCGCCGACGTGTCGGCGGTGGGCGCCGTCCGCGCCTGCTTCCCCGGCGGGTCCATGACCGGCGCCCCCAAGCTGCGCACCATGGAGATCATCGACGCCCTGGAGGGGTCGGCGCGCGGCGTCTACTCCGGCGCCCTGGGCTACCTGTCGGACTCCGGCGCCGCGGACCTGAGCATCGCCATCCGCACCGCCGTCCGCCGGGGCGAGGAGCTGACCATCGGCGCGGGCGGCGCCATCATCCTGGACTCCGACCCTGAGGACGAGTACGCGGAGATGCTCCTCAAGGCCGCCGTCCCCCTGCACGGCCGCTGA